Proteins co-encoded in one Atribacterota bacterium genomic window:
- a CDS encoding DUF1659 domain-containing protein yields the protein MPVLVIPYDSILQLRLVIGTDPESSKPIIRTKSFNRVKDTADEQDV from the coding sequence ATGCCAGTATTAGTAATACCTTATGATTCAATCTTACAACTAAGATTGGTCATTGGAACTGATCCTGAATCAAGTAAGCCTATAATTCGTACTAAGAGCTTTAACCGAGTGAAAGATACGGCTGACGAACAGGATGTATT